The Oryctolagus cuniculus chromosome 5, mOryCun1.1, whole genome shotgun sequence genome includes a region encoding these proteins:
- the MDC1 gene encoding mediator of DNA damage checkpoint protein 1 isoform X2 produces the protein MEDTQAIILETEDEEDTEQSNHIAGGGLEPVGRLRVFSSTHGPEKDFPLYLGKNVVGRMPDCSVALQFPSISKQHAVIEILAQGKAPLLHDCGSLNGTQILRPPKVLKPGVSHCLKDRQLILFADLLCQYHRLDIPIPCAPQGPLTIEETPRVQGEAQPQRLQLAEDSEEELDSKRCMMQDSRTASPSLATVVPESDEEGFSPAPSGPAPSFGFRLDSDTDEEEGQHPVAKEASSAARRDATTGAKLPEANGVATFMPAMKETHNGTEVQGKASNGLAPDGEILERNQAPEDTDADNDSRLPGRPTVGHLERVQPSGFMDSDTDVEEEQIPATPAVVPVKKRQIFRGVGPQGSGALGLQHVQESQARGDTDVEEDKAPLTVPLVRSHAPMVIDSDTDDEEEISAALTLARLKESPAVIWNRDGDMEGGRAQPEVPLQQNQTTSGRDSDTDVEEEGLPADRTVPNSHADKDAALVTAQSKMGPPTPNDSDTDVEAGMSSPGIHLERSQASAPVAINTELEEEVSPGLAAVHLQKHQVPVLGTDQTEVEAEGGPAELPVLPPEGVQPSVAGDCETGTEEGMSLAASVVADVREGQLPADGDVGIDHTTAEHERALQLGAQGRSPMAQVEQDLLPVSRSNVTDLVVDTGTPGRTTQPQREGAQSPTGKQRELYVGGTEDLEEDSDDFEDVALQATQCFVDRDNQSVEGTMDVSWELMATQQFCSTASDTSETQPIEANGFCPSPSRAIPQDQRAESPLHTEPLGSQGRAMQTMEKDMGTPKETADRVTLERRPFERETNKLPPEGEKAATVGGGQFARDTQDGEQALAGDTGNQESDKREESASPEREQENLEVAMETSTEVPEKEIEKQTLLGEVSEREAERPKPEKECEPAGLEVTLIRGPQREEMEGGSQDQKEQASRPRPQPGLGAGDLQGLDSVPVASGSQSGGGRGAPENPRRQPRGHLNCKMSPDEKTPRGDPESPDACLPEASTPPPTPLICQSQKHPAPQPLLPPSPPSVEPPILRTRQNGSQEAPEIPLSSELESEVRPQKSSPVSSAILEPYPPTPTEQSVTPKLPSQATRDRTHRSYDKTPKPVESTAPDLQPSTSTERPVTAKPTSQATRGRTHRASARTPEPVEPPVPTDQSVTPKPSTRATRGRTRRASAKTPEPIEPPVPTDQPVTPKPSTRATRGRTCRASAKTPEPIGPPVPTEQPVTPKPSTGATRGKTRRSSEPVEPIVPEILQLSTPTEHPVTPRPTPQVTWGRTRRSSAKSPEPVGPTAPDLEPPLSADQPVTPKPSTRATRGKTRRSSEPVEPIVPEILQLSTPTEHPVTPRPTPQVTRGRTCRFSAKSPEPVGPTAPDLEPPLSTDQPVTPKPSTRATRDRTHRASAKTPEPIEPPVPTDQPVTPKPSTRATRGRTCRASAKTPEPIGPPVPTEQPVTPKPSTGATRGKTRRSSEPVEPIVPEILQLSTPTEHPVTPRPTPQVTRGRTRRSSAKSPEPVGPIAPDLEPPLSADQPVTPKPTSRVTRGRKHQSSFKTPEQVEPTVPDLEPLTPTEQPVTPRATRGRTLRSSIKTPEPVEPTAANLEPPPTVEQPVTPKAIAQSGQSGTLRSSTLNAVPVPTPSEFQSTVTTEQPTLEPIPQANNSRGQRARRKHGSPIAPIIYKPCSALPEPKSQLSSNQRQGAVRAAESLGTVPEPAFPQLLGVPTHAPQIQKVEAAGISGVIQEPPKTSPSHKRSSAPMDSPPLQKRPRRGEVSRKTVFPKEEDLVVPVPGKRRRDQAEEKPKGIPSCSRRRTKPHQQSAAPKVLFTGVLDVRGEQAVLELGGSLASSVAEASHLVTDRICRTVKFLCALGRGIPILSLDWLYQSRKAGCFLPPDEYVVTDPEQEKNFGFRLRDALSRARERKLLEGYEIHVTPGVQPPPPQMREIISCCGGTILPSMPRSYKPQRVVITCPQDFPRCSGPLRLGVPLLSSEFLLTGVLKQEATPEAFVFSALELPST, from the exons ATGGAAGACACACAGGCTATTATCTTGGAGACTGAAGATGAGGAGGACACAGAGCAATCCAACCACATTGCAGGAGGTGGATTGGAGCCCGTAGGGCGACTGCGCGTCTTCAGTAGTACTCACGGACCAGAGAAAG ATTTCCCACTGTACCTCGGGAAGAATGTAGTGGGCCGAATGCCTGACTGCTCTGTGGCCCTGCAGTTTCCATCCATCTCCAAACAACATGCAGTGATTGAAATCTTGGCCCAGGGCAAGGCACCTCTCCTCCACGACTGTGGGAGCCTCAATGGTACTCAGATCCTGAGGCCGCCTAAGGTCCTGAAACCTGGGGTGAGTCATTGTCTCAAGGACCGGCAGTTGATTCTCTTTGCTGACTTGCTCTGCCAGTACCATCGCCTGGATATCCCCATACCCTGTGCTCCCCAGGGCCCTCTAACTATAGAGGAGACCCCCAGGGTACAGGGAGAAGCTCAACCTCAGAGGCTTCAGTTGGCTGAGGATTCAGAGGAAGAATTAG ATTCAAAGAGGTGTATGATGCAAGACTCAAGGACCGCATCCCCCTCTTTGGCAACAGTAGTACCAGAGAG TGATGAAGAGGGGTTTTCTCCTGCCCCGAGTGGCCCTGCGCCatcttttggcttcagattggacagTGACACAGATGAGGAAGAAGGGCAGCACCCAGTAGCAAAGGAGGCCTCCTCAGCTGCCAGAAGAGACGCGACCACAGGAGCCAAGCTGCCTGAAGCCAATGGCGTCGCAACTTTCATGCCTGCCATGAAAGAAACACACAACGGCACAGAAGTCCAGGGGAAGGCAAGCAACGGGCTGGCTCCAGATGGGGAGATTTTGGAGAGGAACCAAGCTCCTGAGGACACAGATGCAGATAATGACAGCAGGCTTCCTGGAAGGCCCACTGTGGGCCACTTGGAAAGGGTCCAACCTTCTGGCTTCATGGACAGTGATACTGATGTGGAGGAAGAGCAAATCCCTGCAACCCCAGCTGTAGTTCCTGTGAAAAAGAGGCAAATCTTCCGTGGAGTTGGTCCCCAGGGCTCTGGAGCACTCGGCCTGCAACATGTGCAGGAAAGCCAGGCTAGAGGTGATACCGATGTGGAGGAGGACAAGGCCCCACTCACTGTCCCTCTGGTGAGAAGCCACGCCCCCATGGTGATCGACAGCGACACAGATGATGAGGAAGAAATCTCTGCAGCGCTTACTTTGGCGCGTCTGAAAGAGAGCCCAGCTGTTATATGGAACAGAGATGGAGATATggaagggggcagggcccaaCCTGAGGTCCCTCTGCAGCAAAACCAAACCACCTCTGGGAGAGACAGTGACACAGACGTGGAGGAAGAGGGGCTGCCAGCAGACCGAACTGTTCCCAACAGTCACGCAGACAAGGATGCAGCCCTAGTTACGGCACAGTCAAAGATGGGCCCACCTACTCCTAACGACAGTGATACAGATGTGGAAGCAGGCATGAGCTCACCTGGGATCCACCTGGAGAGAAGCCAAGCATCTGCCCCAGTGGCCATCAACACAGAACTGGAGGAGGAAGTGtccccagggctggctgctgTACATCTACAGAAGCATCAGGTGCCTGTGTTGGGGACAGATCAAACCGAGGTggaagcagagggtggcccagcaGAACTGCCTGTGTTGCCTCCAGAGGGAGTCCAGCCTTCTGTAGCTGGAGACTGTGAGACAGGCACAGAAGAGGGCATGTCCTTAGCAGCCTCAGTAGTGGCAGATGTAAGAGAGGGCCAGCTTCCAGCAGATGGGGATGTGGGAATAGACCACACTACAGCTGAGCATGAGAGAGCTCTGCAGTTGGGGGCACAGGGTAGGTCACCTATGGCACAGGTGGAGCAGGAccttctccctgtctccaggAGCAATGTCACAGACCTAGTGGTGGACACAGGTACTCCAGGGCGAACCACCCAGCCACAAAGAGAGGGAGCCCAGTCCCccacaggaaagcagagagagctaTATGTGGGCGGGACCGAGGACTTGGAAGAAGACTCTGATG ATTTTGAAGATGTGGCACTTCAAGCTACCCAGTGCTTTGTGGACAGGGACAATCAGAGCGTGGAAG GTACCATGGATGTGTCCTGGGAGCTCATGGCTACACAGCAATTCTGTTCCACAGCATCTGACACCTCTGAGACCCAGCCCATTGAGGCCAACGGATTCTGCCCATCTCCATCTAGAGCAATACCACAAGACCAGCGTGCAGAGAGCCCACTACACACAGAGCCACTGGGGAGTCAAGGCAGAGCGATGCAAACTATGGAGAAAGACATGGGTACACCaaaagaaacagcagatagaGTGACCCTTGAGAGAAGGCCATTCGAGAGGGAAACCAACAAACTGCCACCAGAAGGAGAGAAGGCAGCTACAGTGGGAGGAGGACAGTTTGCCAGGGACACACAGGATGGAGAACAGGCCCTAGCAGGAGACACTGGGAACCAAGAGTCTGACAAGAGGGAGGAAAGTGCAAGTCCTGAAAGGGAACAGGAGAATTTGGAGGTAGCAATGGAGACGAGCACAGAAGTaccagagaaagaaatagagaagcaGACCCTTTTGGGAGAAGTatctgagagagaggcagagaggcctaagccagagaaagagtgTGAGCCAGCTGGGTTAGAAGTGACCCTGATAAGAGGCCCCCAAAGAGaagagatggaaggagggagcCAGGACCAGAAAGAGCAGGCCTCCAGGCCAAGACCACAGCCTGGACTCGGGGCAGGGGATCTTCAGGGACTTGATTCAGTCCCTGTAGCTTCTGGGAGCCAGTCAGGTGGAGGAAGGGGAGCCCCAGagaaccccaggaggcagccgaGAG GCCACTTGAATTGCAAGATGTCACCTGATGAGAAGACTCCCAGG GGTGATCCGGAATCCCCAGATGCTTGTCTGCCTGAAGCCtcaaccccacccccaacccccctgATCTGTCAGAGCCAAAAACATCCTGCACCTcagccccttcttcctccctccccaccttctgTTGAGCCACCCATTCTTAGGACCAGGCAAAATGGAAGTCAGGAAGCTCCAGAAATTCCCTTGTCCTCAGAGCTGGAGTCTGAAGTCAGGCCCCAGAAGTCCTCTCCAGTTTCCTCTGCTATCCTTGAGCCttatcctcccacccccacagagcAGTCTGTCACCCCCAAGCTCCCATCTCAGGCCACTCGGGACAGGACACATAGGTCTTATGATAAGACCCCCAAACCAGTGGAATCCACTGCCCCTGACCTGCAGCCATCCACCTCCACAGAGAGGCCTGTCACCGCCAAGCCCACATCTCAGGCCACTCGGGGACGAACACATAGGGCCTCTGCCAGGACCCCTGAACCAGTTGAGCCTCCTGTCCCCACAGACCAGTCTGTCACCCCCAAGCCTTCAACCAGGGCCACTCGGGGAAGGACACGTAGGGCCTCTGCCAAGACCCCTGAACCAATTGAGCCTCCTGTCCCCACAGACCAGCCTGTCACTCCCAAGCCTTCAACCAGGGCCACTCGGGGCCGGACATGTAGGGCCTCTGCCAAGACCCCTGAACCAATTGGGCCTCCTGTCCCCACAGAGCAGCCTGTCACCCCCAAGCCTTCCACTGGGGCCACTCGGGGCAAGACACGTAGGTCCTCTGAACCAGTTGAACCCATAGTACCTGAAATCCTCCAGCTGTCCACCCCCACAGAGCATCCTGTCACCCCCAGGCCCACACCTCAGGTCACTTGGGGCAGGACACGTAGGTCCTCTGCCAAGTCCCCTGAACCAGTTGGACCCACTGCCCCTGATCTTGAGCCTCCTCTCTCTGCAGATCAGCCTGTCACTCCCAAGCCTTCAACTAGGGCCACTCGGGGCAAGACACGTAGGTCCTCTGAACCAGTTGAACCCATAGTACCTGAAATCCTCCAGCTGTCCACCCCCACAGAGCATCCTGTCACCCCCAGGCCCACACCTCAGGTCACTCGGGGCAGGACATGTAGGTTCTCTGCCAAGTCCCCCGAACCAGTTGGACCCACTGCCCCTGATCTTGAGCCTCCTCTCTCCACAGATCAGCCTGTCACTCCCAAGCCTTCAACTAGGGCCACTCGGGACAGGACACATAGGGCCTCTGCCAAGACCCCTGAACCAATTGAGCCTCCTGTCCCCACAGACCAGCCTGTCACTCCCAAGCCTTCAACCAGGGCCACTCGGGGCCGGACATGTAGGGCCTCTGCCAAGACCCCTGAACCAATTGGGCCTCCTGTCCCCACAGAGCAGCCTGTCACCCCCAAGCCTTCCACTGGGGCCACTCGGGGCAAGACACGTAGGTCCTCTGAACCAGTTGAACCCATAGTACCTGAAATCCTCCAGCTGTCCACCCCCACAGAGCATCCTGTCACCCCCAGGCCCACACCTCAGGTCACTCGGGGCAGGACACGTAGGTCCTCTGCCAAGTCCCCTGAACCAGTTGGACCCATTGCCCCTGATCTTGAGCCTCCTCTCTCCGCAGATCAGCCTGTCACCCCCAAGCCCACATCCCGGGTCACTCGGGGTAGGAAACATCAGTCCTCTTTCAAGACCCCTGAGCAAGTTGAACCCACAGTCCCTGATCTTGAGCCTCTTACCCCCACAGAGCAGCCTGTCACTCCCAGGGCCACTCGAGGCAGGACCCTTAGGTCCTCTATCAAGACTCCTGAACCAGTTGAGCCCACAGCCGCTAATCTTGAGCCTCCCCCTACTGTAGAGCAGCCTGTCACCCCTAAGGCCATAGCTCAGAGTGGTCAGAGTGGGACACTAAGGTCTTCTACATTAAATGCTGTCCCAGTTCCTACCCCCTCTGAATTCCAGTCCACTGTCACCACAGAGCAGCCTACCCTGGAGCCCATTCCTCAAGCCAATAACAGCAGGGGACAGAGGGCTAGAAGGAAGCATGGCTCCCCCATAGCTCCCATTATCTACAAACCTTGCTCCGCACTCCCTGAACCTAAATCCCAATTATCAAGCAACCAAAGACAAGGAGCAGTGAGAGCAGCTGAATCCCTTGGGACTGTTCCTGAGCCTGCCTTTCCCCAGCTTCTTGGGGTACCCACCCATGCTCCCCAGATCCAAAAGGTAGAAGCAGCAGGCATATCCGGGGTCATTCAAGAGCCTCCGAAGACCTCTCCAAGCCACAAGAGGTCTTCAGCGCCCATGGATTCACCCCCACTTCAAAAACGGCCCCGAAGAGGGGAAGTGTCCCGGAAGACGGTATTCCCCAAGGAAGAG GATTTGGTGGTTCCAGTGCCaggcaagagaaggagagaccaggCAGAGGAAAAGCCCAAGGGAATTCCAAGCTGCAGTCGTCGCCGAACCAAACCTCACCAACAATCAGCAGCCCCCAAA GTGCTTTTCACAGGAGTCCTGGATGTTCGCGGGGAGCAGGCGGTGCTGGAACTCGGTGGGAGTCTAGCCAGCTCGGTGGCAGAGGCTTCCCACCTGGTCACTGATCGAATCTGCCGCACTGTCAAATTCCTATGTGCCCTAGGGCGGGGCATCCCCATCCTTTCCCTGGACTGGCTGTATCAG TCTCGAAaggctggctgcttcctgcccccgGATGAATATGTGGTGACCGATCCTGAGCAGGAGAAGAATTTTGGCTTCCGCCTTCGAGACGCCCTGAGCCGGGCCCGGGAGCGAAAGCTGCTGGAG GGCTATGAGATTCATGTGACCCCTGGAGTCCAGCCGCCACCACCTCAGATGAGAGAGATCATCAGCTGCTGTGGAGGCACCATCTTACCTAGCATGCCCCGGTCCTACAAG CCTCAGAGAGTTGTGATCACGTGTCCCCAGGACTTCCCTCGCTGCTCCGGTCCACTTCGCCTTGGTGTGCCTCTCCTCTCATCCGAGTTCCTGCTGACAGGAGTGCTGAAGCAGGAAGCCACACCAGAGGCCTTTGTCTTCTCCGCTTTGGAATTGCCATCTACCTGA